The Streptomyces lienomycini sequence TCCGGCACGGCACAGGTCCAGCGCGCACGCGAGGCCGGCCAGGCCCGCGCCCACGACGACGGCGCTCGGCCCCCGGCGGTGTTCGTCGGTCATGCTCTGCTCCTCGCTTGCGCGACGGGTTGGAGGGAGTGACGTGCTACGGAAGGGGTCCGTTGTCAGGGGCGGTCGCGGCCGCGCATGTGCGTGCTCCTGGTGGTCGATGCCGCGGAGGTGTTGTACCGGTCGTCTGCGCACGCCGCGAGGTCCCCCCAGAAGATCGAAGGGGTTGTCGAAGCGGAGACCGCGGCAGACAGGGAGTCAGCTCAGACGGTCCGATCGCATCGCGCGATGACCGAGCCGACAAGCCGGAAGCCTTCGTCGGTGCTCACCTCGGGAGTGACCCCTGCCTGGAACAGGACGATGATGTCGGAGCCTCCGAACTGGAAGTAGCCGAACTCCTCACCCTTCGTCACGTGGGTGCCGACGACCGTGGTGAGGTTCACTGACGCGACGTGGGCCATGCCCACCGCGACGACCGCGACGACGCCCAGGTCGCCGTGGTCCGAACCCGAGGTGTCAAGGGTGAGGACGCCCCTGGTCTGTGAGAACTCGTAGCCGCTCCGGGCGCTGTCCTTGGAGACCAGCTCGTGGTTCTCGAGGTCGACCTGCATATAGACCTTCCCACTGATCACGTACGACTCCTTGACCAGCCCGGAGACGGGTACGTGGTATCGGTGGTAGGCCGAGGGCGGCAGCATGTAGTGCACGAAGGTGCCGTCGGCGAAGGAATCGGCGTATTGGCTTCCCTCGATCAGCTGCCGGATATTGCCGTAGTGGTGCGATTCCTTGACGGTGGTGCGCGGGATGTTCGACGACTGGTCGATACCGTAGGCATGCTGGAACACGCAGTCGGCCGGTGAGGTCACCACCTTGTTGTCCGTGGGGTCGCACACCGGCCGCAGACCGGGGTTCAGCTCGCGGGCGAAGAACTGATTGAACGTCAACCAACCGCTGGGCATGTTCGGTCGACCGCCCACGAGGGATTCGTGCACGTGGTACTCGGGCGCGTCTCGGACGAACGTGTCCAGGATCTCCTGGCTGAAGGACTCCGCCGTATCCAAGAAGTCCCCCCATTGGCGGGCGAACGCGGTGAGCCATCCCCGGAAGGGCTCCGAGTTCTCGGCGATGGCGGTGCGGCCGTCGTCCACCTTCTGGTCGATCAGCCAGTAGAAGTGGGCGAGCCGGTCGCTGACTTCTCTCGCGTATCGCTGCTCCGGAGCCGAGACCTTCCATGCCGCCGCGGCGGACTGGCGCGGGACCCACCGGATGAAGCGCTTCAGATACTCGTAGTACTCCGGTAGGGTCCGCGGCCAGTCGAGTGCCCCGAACAGATCGGCGTTCAGGTCGGCCTCGGCGCGTTCTCTGGCTTTGACCAGGGACTTCTCGATCAATGCCCCGAGGCCCCGGTCGTCTCTTTCGATGGTCGCCCGCAGATCGTGGACGATCTGGTCGGGTCCCTGCATGGGGTACTCCTTCAAGGGGTCGAACACCGTCTGTCAGGCCGATGTCCCGTCCTCGCCGACCGGCTCGGGTCCGACGAGACGGCTGGCGAGGCCGTATGTCACGGTCACGTCGCGATACTCCAGCCCCGGGGCGACCCGAGGCGGAAGGTTCGTCCGCTCCGTCTGCGACACCGATTCGCGCGCTCCGGTCCCGGGGAAGGAGACCGTCGTTCGTGGCACCTCCTCGAAACGCAGCCGGTCACCGCTGACGACCGCGTCGAAGGAGATGGCAGGGCCGGGGGCGCGGCCCGAGGCTTCGGAGTCCGGGGCCGGCGTCGCGTCCGTTCACGGCGGCTCGTCGCGCTTGCGGACCATGCCGCGCCTGGCGGGTCGCACCGCCTCGGACTCGTCGTCGTCGCGCGTGCGGCGGCGCCGGACGGCGGAGCGCCGGCTCGCGGCGTCGTCTCCGGTCCGTCCGGGCGTCTGCCGTGCCCCTGTCCGGCGCGAGGGGCCGGCGCGATCCGTGCCGTGCCCCGAGCGTGTGGTGGACTCGGCGGTCCCGGCGGCGCCACGGGTGATCCGTCCCGCCGCCTCCTCCCCCGGACCGGCTTCCTCCGCGGTGCGTCCAACGCCTCGCTCGGCCGAGCGGACGGTGCCCCGGGCCACGTCGTCCACATCCGCGGCAGCCTCGCCCGCCGCTCCACCCACCTCGCCGAGAGCATCCCCCGCTCCCCTTCCGACGCCCCGCCCGACCTCTCCGACGGCCTCACCGGCACTGCCGCCGACGTCCTCCACCGCGGAGCCGGCGCCCCTGCCGACGTCCTGTACGGCTGCTCCGGCGCCCTGGCCGACATCCTGCACGGCCGATCCAGCGCCCTGGCCCACGTCCTGCACGGCCGACCCGACACCGCGGGCCAGGTCCTCCAGAATCCGGGGGTTCCGGTCGAGTGTGGTGAGAACCCGGTTGATGATCAGCGCGACGTTGTCCAGCCGGACCTCCAGCCGGGCCTGTGCCTCGACTCCCGAGATGCCGAGATGGACCTGGCCGAGTGCGACATCGGCGCCCACGTTCAGCTTGAGCAGGTCGAGCACCTCGGCCTGGAGGGAGACGTGGGCCCGCAGGTTCTCCACGTCGAGGTTCAGCTCGTCGACCTTGAGCTGGGGGACGTCCAGGAAGACGTCGGGGCCGCGCTCCTGCGAGGAGCGTGCCGCCGTCGCATCGCCGCCCGGGACCACCGCGTCCTGGTAGGCCGACTCGTCGTCCTCGGACTCGTCGTCGTAGACCTCGTCGTCGTACGGCTCCGGCTCTTCTTCGGCGTCTGTCGTGTGATCGCCGCCGTTCTCGGCGTGCTGCTGCATCGCTGCGCCTCCGCAGGCTCGCCCTCTAGGATTTCACCCTATTTGCACCAGTATGGCAGGGGTGGCGGCACGGGCGTCGCCTCAGGGCCGAACGGGTGGCGAGGAGAGGGGGAGCGAGAAGTCAGGCGTCGGCGACCGTCGTGGTCACCGGGGCACCGATCTCGACGGTCCTGCTCACGGTGCACAGGCGGTCGTGGGAAGCCTTGACGGCGCGGGGCAGGATCGCGCGGGCGCGCTCCGCCCCCTCGTCGTCCGGGAAGTCCACGGTGAACGAGACCTTGAGGTTCGTCATGCGGTTGCCCAGGTCATCGCTGACCTTGTCCCCCACGACGGTCACCGAGAACCGGGTGGGCTCCGCGTGACGGCTGGTGGCGATGTCGACGTCCACAGCCCCGCAGCCGCCGATCGCGGCCAGGAACAGCTCGACAGGGGTGAATCCGGTGTCCTGTCCGCTCTCCGAGGACGTGCCGAAACTGATCGATCCACCGCGGGCGTTGGTCGCCGTGAACTGGCCGCTGCTGGTGCGTTCCACGACGACGGAACGCTCCGAGTGTTCGCTCATGCCCGTCACACTAGCCGCCGGGGCACGATCCATGGACGATGCCGGCACGTGAGCCGGACAAGCCCGGCCGCCCGAGGCGCGACGGTTCACCCGCGGAGGCGTCCAGACCCTTGACGCGGACCGCACGGGCTGCCTAACTTCCCAGAGGTTCAGACATCAGACGTCTGTTGAGCCAGCCGTCACAACGGAACGAGCGCGCCACCCGTCCGGTCCACGACGACCCAGCAGGGAGCCATCCGTGCAGGCAAGAAGAAGACTCGCCCTGTTCCTCTCGACCCTGTGCCTTCCCCTCACGCCGCTGGGGACCGCCCCGCTCGCACAGGCGGTGGAGCAACCACGGCCCTTCTACGTGGACTGCGACGCCACGGCAGCGGGCAACGGCACTGAAGCAAGCCCCTGGAACGACCTGGCGCGGGTGAACGCCCACACCTTCCAGCCCGGCGACTCGATCCTCCTCAAGCGCGGTTCCACGTGCACCGGACAGCAGTTGTTCCCCAAGGGATCCGGGGCCGAGGACCGGCCGATCACCGTCGACACGTACGGCTCGGGGGCCAAGCCGGCGCTGGCCGGAGCCGGCCGGGTGACCGACGTGGTCCGGCTGGCCGACCAGCAGTACTGGGAGATCCGCGACCTCGACGTCTCCAACCGGGGCGACACCGCGGCGACCCGGCGCGGCGTGCACATCACCCGCGCCGACTCCGGCACCGGGACGCACTACCGCCTCAGCGGTCTGGACGTCCACGACGTCAACGGCAACCAGACCAAGAAGGACGACGACGCCAGCGCGGGCATCTTCTTCGAGGTCCTCGGCCAGACGACGCCGACCAGGTTCGACGACGTGGTCATCGAGAACAACACGGTCCGGACGGTCGACCGCTACGGCATCCACTTCTGGACCCGCTGGATGCAGCGACCGGAACTGAACAACCCCAACTGCGGTACGGCCTGCGGACCGTGGACGCCGCAGACCCGAGTCGTGGTCCGCGGCAACACCGTCACCGACATCGGCGGCGACGCGATCGTCCCGCACCACACCGAGAGCGCCCTCGTCGAGTACAACAGAGTCGACGGCTTCCGCGAACGCGAGCCGGCCCACTGCGCCGCCGGCATCTGGGGCTGGAACACCGACGGCGCCCTGTACCAGTACAACGAGGTCAGCGGCGGCAAGAGCGAGTGCGACG is a genomic window containing:
- a CDS encoding phosphatidylserine decarboxylase, with translation MQGPDQIVHDLRATIERDDRGLGALIEKSLVKARERAEADLNADLFGALDWPRTLPEYYEYLKRFIRWVPRQSAAAAWKVSAPEQRYAREVSDRLAHFYWLIDQKVDDGRTAIAENSEPFRGWLTAFARQWGDFLDTAESFSQEILDTFVRDAPEYHVHESLVGGRPNMPSGWLTFNQFFARELNPGLRPVCDPTDNKVVTSPADCVFQHAYGIDQSSNIPRTTVKESHHYGNIRQLIEGSQYADSFADGTFVHYMLPPSAYHRYHVPVSGLVKESYVISGKVYMQVDLENHELVSKDSARSGYEFSQTRGVLTLDTSGSDHGDLGVVAVVAVGMAHVASVNLTTVVGTHVTKGEEFGYFQFGGSDIIVLFQAGVTPEVSTDEGFRLVGSVIARCDRTV
- a CDS encoding OsmC family protein, yielding MSEHSERSVVVERTSSGQFTATNARGGSISFGTSSESGQDTGFTPVELFLAAIGGCGAVDVDIATSRHAEPTRFSVTVVGDKVSDDLGNRMTNLKVSFTVDFPDDEGAERARAILPRAVKASHDRLCTVSRTVEIGAPVTTTVADA